The Rhabdothermincola salaria genomic interval CAGCAGGTCCTCGAACAAGCCGGCGTCGAGCCCTCCGGCCCCAGCGGCGTGCACGGCGATGAACTCGTCGATGGACCGGTCGAGGGCGGCCAGGTCGACGCCGTCGCCGACCACGCCGGCTGCCTCGAGTGACTGGCGCATCAACGACGGATCGCCGGTGGTGGCGCCGATCAGCACCTGCATGACCACGTCGCGCTGCTGCTTGGTGAGGCGGCCCATGGCCCCCAGGTCGATGAGGACGATGGTGCCGTCGTCCTCGACGAGCACGTTGCCCGGGTGCGGGTCGGCGTGGAAGACGCCGGCTCGGAACAGGTGGTGCAAGGTGGTGGACAGCAGCCGACGGGCCAGCAGGGCGGGGTCGTGGCCGGCGGCCCGCATGGCGGCGGTGTCGTCGATGGAGTAGCCGTGGACGCGCTCTTCGACCAGCAGCGTGCGGTCGCTCATGGTGGGGTACACGGCCGGGATGCGGACCCCGCAGTCGTCGGGGGTGGCGGCGGCGAGGGCGAGGGCGTTGGCCACCTCGGCGGTGAAGTCCAGCTCGGCGCGGATGCCGTCGAGGAACTCGCCGGCCAGGCCGGTGGGGCTGAGGTTGAGCCCCAACGTGGTGCGCCGTTCCAACAGCCCGGCCAGCTGCATGAGGGCGATGGTGTCGCGCTCGATCAGGGTGTCGAGGCCCGGGCGTTGGACCTTGACCACGACCTCGTCGCCGGTGGGCAGGGTGGCCGCGTAGACCTGGGCGATGGAGGCGCTGGCGAGGGGCTCCCACACGAACCCGGGGAACACCTCCTCGACCGGCCGGCCGAAGTGGGCCTCGACCTCGGGGCGGACCACCTCGGTGGGGGCGGGCTCCGCGCCGGAGCGGAGCTGGGCCAGCTCGTCGCACAGCGCCGGGGGCAGCAGGTCCGAGCGGGTGGAGGCGACCTGGCCGATCTTCACGAACAGCCCGCCGGCCTGTTCGAGGGTGGCCCGCAGCGCGGGACCCATCCACGTGGCGGACGTCGGGTCGGTGAGGTCGATGCGGCGCGAGAGCAACCCGTTGCGCCGGGCCAGCCCGACGAGCTCGCGATAGCGGCTCACGGGGGACCAGGCGGTCGAGATCCGTCGCTTGCGCCCGATGGCGATGAGGCCGGCGGCGTTGCCCTGGGCGAGGGTGCCGGGTGCCGCGATGAGGTCCTGTCCCACCGCGAAGACCATCGTGAGCAGCGTGCCGAACACCATGGTGAGCCCGACCATCTCCCAGCTGCGCCACAGCCAGTCGGTCATGGCCCCGGCCAGCACCAGCCCGACGGTGAACCCGGCGACACCGGACGCGAGCAGGGCCAGCCAGCCGCGACGGGCCCCGAGGAGGCGACCTCCGAGCCAGGTGACCGCAGTGCCGGCGATGGGGAAGAGCAGCACCCACAGCACCACCGTGCCGGCGTCGACCGCGGCCAGCACCGGCCCGCTCAGTTCTTGGGCACGGCCCAGCACGACGCCTGGTCCCTCGAACCCCTGGAATGCGATCAACGCCTCCACCTCTCTCCGTGTGTGCGAGGAGCGACCGACGCTACCCGGGCAACGATTCCGGGGAGGGAAAGGTCCTCGTCCGACGGTCGGGCACGCGTCGGCGGTGTGGGACGATCGACGCCGTGAGCGACACGGCACAGCGGTCCGGACCCGCGGCCGGGGGCTCGGCGTGCTCGTCCACCGGCTTCGTGGGACGCGAGTCGCTGACCCGGTCCTTGGAGATGGCCTGGGATCGAACGCGACGGGGTGAGGGGACGACCCTCGCCCTCCTCGGCGGCGCCGCCATCGGCAAGTCGACACTCCTCTCTCATCTGGCGCGCCACGTCGGGGGCGACGACCGGGCCCCCGTGGTGTGGGTGGTCGGTCGGGGTGGCGACCTGTGTCGCCCGCTGGCGGCTGTCGAAGACCTGTGCCGACAGCTCCTGGGTGACCCCGCCGAACCGGGTGAGGCGGAGTCGTTCTCAGTCGACGAGGTCGAGCCGGTGGCGGCGGGCCACTGCCTGCGTGACGCACTGGAGCGAGCGAGCCGCCGCCGCCCTCTCGCGTTGTTGGTCGACGACGTCCACGATCTGGACCCGGCGAGCCGAACCGCCCTGAGCCTGGCCCTGCGCGGGGTGCAGGCCCCGCGGTTGCTCGCGGTGGTCGCCGGTCGGCCGGTCGAGCCGGTGCTGCGCTTCACCGAGGGCTTCCCGGCCATGGAGGTGTCCGCCCTCGCGACACCGCAGGCCCGTCGGCTCCTGCGCGAGAGCGCCGGTCGCTCGATCGCTCCCGACGTCGAACGCCGGTTGCTGGCGGTGGCGCAGGGGAACCCGCTCGCCCTGCGGACGTTGCCGAACCTGCTCGAGCCCGCCCACCTCGACGGGACCCGCCTGCTCCCCGAGCCGGTCCCGATCGCCGGCGACCTCCGGGTGGCGTTCGAGCGGCCGCTCGCGAGCCTCACCCGGCCCGCCCGGGACCTCGTCGAGCTGGCGGCGGTCAGCGCCGACGGCGGCTGGACCGCGATCGAGGCGGCCACAGACGGCCGGGCCGGTGAGGCCCTGGGCGAGGTCGAGGCCGGCGGCCTCGGTCGGCTGGTCGACGGGAAGCTCGTCTTCACCCATCCGCTCGTCCGGTCGGCCGCCATCGCCGCGATGTCCGATCATCGACGACGGAGCCTGAACCGGCGGTTGGCGGACGTGGCATCGCTCCCCGACAGCACCCGTCTCCTGCACCGAGCTCACGCCGTCGCCGGTCCCGACGAGGACCTGGTCGATGCCCTGGTGGACGCAGCGAAGGGGTGGCGTGAGCGAGGGGGCGTCGAAGCCGCCGCCCGGCTGCTCGAACGGGCAGTGGTGCTGACCGGCGACGACGCCCGACGCCGGGTGCTGCGCGTCGAGGCCTCCGAAGTGCTCGCGCTGTCCGGCGCGGCCAGTGCCGCCCGTGAGCACCTGGAGGCGGTCGTGGCCGTCCCCGGCCCGGGTTCGGTGGGCGCCGAGGTGCAGTTGGCGCGCCTCGAGGCGCTGCAGGGCGACCCTTTCGGCGCCTGGCAGCGTCTGCGCGAGTGCGCCACGCTGGCGACGGGCGCGGAGCTGGGGTCCGTGCTCACGTCGATGGCGGTGCCGCTGGGCATGCTCGGCCTCGTCGGCGAGGTCGAGGCCCAGGCCTCGCTGGCCATGGACGTCCTCGACGCCGGTTCCGTCGCCCACCAGGTCGCGACCGTCATCCACGCCCATGCGGTGGTGTCGCTCGACGAGGGCCGAGGCGCGCCGCTGGTGGCCGGGCTGCCCGAGCTCGACGCGCTCGCCGCGGTGGACCACGACCCGCAGCTCGGGCTCCACCTGGGGCGAGCCCAGGGCCTGGCCGAACGTTGCCCTGCCGGGGTCGACATGCTGACCGCGCTCATCGCCCGGGGGCGGGGCGAGGGGGCGCGCGCCTCGCTGGCCATGACCTACGGGACGCTCGGAGACGTGTTGGTGCGGTCCTGCCGCTACGACGAAGCCGTCACCGCCCTCGACGAGTCGTTGGCGCTCAGCGTGGCGACCGGCCAGCGAGCTTTCGCTCCCTTCTGGTACGCCCTGCGGGCCCGGGTCCGGGCGATCCGCGGCGACGCGACCGGCGCCCGTGGCGATCTCGACGCCGGGTTCGGCCTCGCCGACGAGTTCTCGGTGCCGGGCGCCCGGTACTTCCTGCTCGGAGCGGCCGGCCTGGCCGCGCTGGCGCGACAGGACCACCTGTCGGCGCGCGAGAACCTCGAGGAGTGCCGCTTCTTCGAGGAGGCGGCCGGGCCGCTGTCCCCCAACCTGGGCCGCTGGGTTCCGGATCTGGTCGAGACCCACATCGCCCTGGGACGAGACGACCTCGCCCGCTCCGCGGCGGTGGGCCTCCTCGAGGCGACCGCGGCCCCCGGGACCGCCCGCTGGACGCGCGCGGCGGCCGCCCGTTGCCGGGGACTCCTCGCGCAGGGCGACGACCCCCGGGCCGCGGTCGAGGCGTTCGAGGAGGCGGTGAGAACGTTCGACGCGACGGTGGATGCCTTCGATCGCGCCCGTGCCCTCCTCGATCTGGCCCGGGCGCGCTCGCGCTCAGGGGTCGCCGATTCCGACGCCGCGGCCATGGAGGCTCGCTACGCGTTCCGCCGCTTGGGGGCCGACGCCTGGGAGGCGCAGGTCGACGACGGGGTCGGGCGTGCGGAGGATCCCGGGCTGGCATCCCTGACCCCCGCGGAGCTGCGGATCCTCGTGGAGGTCAGCCATGGGGCGACGAACCACCAGATCGCCAGGCGACTCCACCTCAGTCCGAAGACGGTGGCCAACCAGCTGTCCCGCGTCTACCGCAAGCTGGGGGTGTCGTCGCGCACCGAGGCGGCCCACCGCTACCTCTCGCGCTGAGGTCCCGACTCGACGAGGAGGCTCCCCGGTCTCCGCCGACGGGGGGGTGGAGGAAGGGAAGAATGTCCCCATGACCGCGGCGGAGCGCGTCCGTACCATCCCGTCACGTGGAGCCCCTGGACCCAGCCCGTGACCTGACCGCGCGCGCCCGAGGGGCTCGAGCCCGCCTCTGGTGGGCGTTCGCGGCGCTGGCCGCAGTCGGCGTGCTGTCACTCGTGGCGGGCGTGGCGGGCGGTAGCCGTTCGACGTGGGGCGAGGGCGACGTGCCCACCGTCGCCGCCATCGAGGTCGGCACCGACGGGAGCCGGGCGGTGCGGGTGACGTGGCCGACGCCGTCGGCGACCCCCGAGACGATCGAGCTCGTGCGCGTGGTCGGCATCACCACGACCGTGGTGGCCACCGGGCCGGGCGACGTCAGGGAGCTGGTGGATCCGTCGGTGCCCGAAGGCCAGCAGGTCGCCTACCAGGTGCGGGCGATCATGGAGGGCCAGCAGGCCGGACTGCTTCGTGGCCCCGTCGTCATCGTGGGTGCCGATGCCGTGCGCTGCACCATCGCGTGGACGGGGGCCGCCGGCGACGCTTGGGGCGACGTCCGCAACTGGGCCCCCGTGCTCGTCGACGGACAGGGTGACCCGACCCCTCGCCTGCCGCAGGCCTCCGACGCCGCCTGCATCCACGCCCGCCACAACCTGCCGGTCACCGTCGCCGGATCCCAGCCCTCGGTGGGCTCCCTGGACGCGCCGGCGGGCATCACCGAAGCGGTGCTGTCGATGGCGTCCGGTGATCTCGAGGTCCTCGGGGAGTTCGACGCGCAGCGGGTCCACATGGACGGTGGGACCCTCGCGTTGCGCTCGGGGGGACGCATCCTCGCCAGCGCGGGCGTCAACCTGGCCCTGCAGGGCGGCACCCTCGAGCTGGGCGGCACCCTGCAGGTGAGCAACGGCAACAACGGCGAGGTCCGCCTCGACGACGGCGCGGACGTGGCGGTCGTCGGTGGACGCCTGCTCGTCGACGACCTGCGCATCGGCCCGCCCACCGCCGGCCTTCCGGCCGACGCCACGCTGCTCGCCGCGGGCGGTCACGTGCTCGAGGTCGACGATGCCCGGATCAACGGCCGGGTCGACCTGGTCGTGGGCGACGGAGGCGCCACGCTGGGCGCTCGCGACCTCGACGTCTACCGCAACGGCGGTGACGGTCGGGTGACGATCGGGTGGTCGGTGGCCGGGCGAGGCACCTCCGCCACGCCCGCCACGATCCGGGTGCGCGACACCAGCGAGCTGAACCTGACCGACATGGCCGCGCTGGGTGGTGGCGACGACCACCTCGAGGACGTGGCCCTCGAGGTCGAGGGGCCCCTGCGGTTCGATGAGCCGGTCGGATCGATCGACCGTCTCACCCTCACCGGTGCTGCCGCGCAGGTCTCCTCGGGTGGAGCTCCGACGCCCTACGCCGGTCTGGCCGAGGTGGGGCACCTCACCGCGTTCTCCGCGACCGCGGCCTGGCCGGGCGACCTCGCCGTCGACCGCTTGGAGGTGTACGGCTCGGAGCTGTTGGTCGCCGGCACGTTGGGCGACCGACCGGGCGGTGGTTTCGCCCTCACGACGTTCGAATCCGTCCTCGGCTCGTCCACGCCGCTGGTGCTCCCGGTCGACGCCGCGCTCGACATGGGCTTCGGCGAGTCGGTGTTCGAGGGAGACCTCGTGGTCGAGGGTGTGCTCCCCCTCGATCGCCTGGTGGACTTCACCCAGCCGCCGTTCCTGCGGGTCCGGGGCGACGTGACCGTGCGCCCGGGCGGTGAGGTGGCGATCGTCGAGGGCAAGGGGGGCCTCGAAGTCCTCGGCGATCTCTCGTTGGACGACGGGTCGACCCTGCGCGCCACGCTCGAGACCGCGCTCGCCGCCGACGAGGAGCGTCGTCTGGTCGCGGCCGGGTCGGTCGAAGGCGACGTTCGTTCGGTCGTGCTGCAGGGCCCCGGGGCCGACGTCGCCGACGCCGAGCTTCGCGGCGATGGCATCTGGGTGGTGGGTTCCACCGGTGATCCGGGCGGTCCGGGCGGTCCGGGCGGTCCGGGTGATCCGGGTGATCCGGGTGATCCGGGCGGTCCGGGTGATCCGGGTGATCCGGGTGATCCGGGTGATCCGGAGTGCACCCGTGATCTGCCGTCGGTGGTGGGGCTCGGATTGCAGGGCTGCTGGGCCGACAGGGGTGACGGCACCTACGTCGCCGGCATCGTGGCCGCCCCCGACGGGGCCCTTCCGGGGATCGGGGGCATCGTGATCGAGCCCTCGGCGTCGGCGGCGCTGCTCCTCGACCTGCGCGACCCCGCGGCACCCACCCTGCGTTCGGTGCTGCGGGCCGACGAGGCCCAGCTGGGCGAAGCGTCGGTCACCGTGCCCATCTTGGGGGCCGGGAACGACGGTGCCGCCGTCGAGGGGACGTCCGGCCCTGCATCGGGACCCGCGTCCATCGACCTCGGCACCTTCGGCATCGACTGGGACCTCGCCGAGATCATCGACCTCGACGCGGTGGGCGCCCTGCTGGGTGTCCCTGTTCCCGACGGGGTGAAGCTCTGGGTGGAGCAGGGGGCCTGGCGCCTCGCGGCCTCGCTCGGTCTGCCCGACGTCCTCGGTGGCGGCCGCGCCGACCTGGTGGCCCCGATCGCTCCGGACGGCCTCGACCCCGCCGACCTCGGTGTCGAGGGGATCGCCGAGGCGGTCCTCGCCGAGCTCGGCGGGCTCCGCGACCTCGCCCTCACCTGGGTGGGCGACACCACCTGGGCCATCGTGTCGGCGGTGGGCGACCCGTTCGCCATCGACGGCCAGGTCACCTACGACGGCGGTCTCTCCGCCGGCACCCTCGTCGTGTCCGGCCTCACGGTGGCCGGCATGGGCGACCCCGACGCCGAGGTCACCCTCACCTTCGACCGCACCGAGGGAACGTGGTCGGGCCTCTACGTGGTCCCTTCGGGCGAGCGCCTGTCCGTGGAGCTCACCACCGACGGCACCTCGTTGGTGGCCGGCAGCGTCGAGCTCGCCGGCCTCGAGCTCGGCGTCGCCACCGTCGAGGACCTGATGCTGTCGTGGGCTGGCTCCAGCTGGGCGGTGAGCGGCTCGGTCACCACCCTCGACGGTGGCGGCACCCTCAGCGGCACGCTCGACGTCGACGACGGCGAGGTGCGCACCGTCGAGCTCACCCTCGTGGCCTCCCTCGGGCCGCTGGGGCGAGTCGAACCGTTCGCTTTCAGCTACGTGGCCGACGCCGAGGTGCTCCCCGACGGCACCGAGCTGGCCGAGGGCTCCGACCTCTACCTCCTCGACGGCACCGTGCACAGCGGTGGTGAGACCAGCACGCTGACCGGCTACCTCGTGATGCAGGGCGGGCAGACCGCGCGGGCCGAGCTCGACGCCGACCTCGCCCTGGGCGAGCTCGCCGGCCTCGACGGCCTGCTCTCCTTCGATCCGGCCGAGAGCCCCGACTGGCTCCTCACCGGTCGTGACGGCGCGCGCAGCGCCACTCTCACCTGTGGGGGCGGGCAGAGCGAGATCTTCGGATCGCTGCGCCTGTCCGCCGGCGGTCCCACCGCCGGTCGGCTCGAAGCCGACGGCCTCTGCTTCGGGTTCGCCCAGCTCACCTCCGTGGTGCTCGACATCGCCCCCGAGGAAGACGGGACCGCCTTCGACCTCACGGCCCGACTGGCCCAGCAGAGCGACGACGACGCCGAGGTGACCGGCCGCCTCCACCTCGTCGAGGGGCGCATCGAGGAGGCGGTCCTGGTGACCCCCGAGGCCACCCTCGAGGGCCTGGTCACCGTTCCGGCCGCCCAGCTGACCCTCACCCGGGAAGGCGACGTCGAGCGCTGGGAGGCCCGCATCGACGCCGGCTCCGGCGCGCTGCGCCACCTCGAGCTGGCCTGGCGTGACGGCAGCCTCGTGGGGGCCGAGGTGCACCTCGGCCCCGACGGCGAGGACGGGTCCCCCGTGGCCTCCTGGGGTTGGCTCAGCGTGGCCGAGCTCCACCTCGTGTACGACGGGGTGGCCGAGGAGTGGCTCGTCGACGGCCGCTTGGCCACCCCCGACGTGGCCGTGACCGGGGAGCTCGATCTGCTCGACGGCCGCCTCGTCTCCGGTGAGCTGCACGTGGACGGGGCCCAGCTCGGCCCCATCGCCACCATGGACCTCACCATGACCGTGGACGCCACCATCGACCGCCGGCTGGCTCTGAGCGGCTCGCTGGTCGGGCCCGCCTTCGACGGGGCCCGCGCCCTCGACGGCGAGCTGGTGTTCACCCCGACCGGGGCGCTCGACTCCGGTCGCCTCGGCATCCCGCTGCTCCCGGTCGGCGAGCTGGCCACCATCACCGACCTCGAGATGGCGTTCGAGGTCGGTGGGCTGTGGTCCCTCGCCGGTTCCATCGTCGGCGGCGACGGCAGGCCGCTGAACACGGTGGCCGGCAGCCTGGAGGTCGACGACGGCGAAGTGGTCGCGGCCCACCTCGCCCTCGGTCGCCTCTCACTCGGCCCCGCGTCGATCGAGGACCTCGAGCTGTCCCTCCTGCGCCGAACCGGCGACGACAACCGCACCGGCCAGTGGGCGGTCTCGGGCGTCGTCGACGCCCCGGTCACCATCGAACCGGACAGGGACCCCACGGCCGATCCCGAACCGGTGGCCGGCCGGCTCACGCTGCGCGATGGGCGGGTGACCGGCTTCGAGATGCAGGTGCCGTTCCTCGAGATCGGTGGGCTGGCCTACCTGCGCGACCTGGAGCTCGGCTACTCCTACGACGCCGATGACGACCTGGCCACGGTGTCCGGCGGCGCCGAGCTGGCCACCGCCGACGACCTCGGGCCGGTCGATGCCTCGTTCTCGGTGTCGTTGCGCGACGGGCGCATCGTCGACGCGTCGGTGGCCGCCGACGGGCTGCCGCTCGGAGGCCTGTTCACGCTCACCGACCTGCTGCTCACCACCGACGCCGTGGACCCGCTCACCACGTGCCCGGGCCTCGAGGGCCCGGTGCCGGACCCGGACCGGCCCGACCTGCGCATCTGGGCCCTGAGCGCCACGGTCGGCCAGGACCAGGTGCCGGTGTCGGGGTGCGTCGGCATCGACGACGGCGTCCTCGTCGCCGCCGACATCCAACTCGGCTCGGTGCAGCTCACCGATCTCTTCCGCTTCGAGGACGTCGGCCTCACCTACGACTCCCTCGAGCAGGTCCCCCTCGAGGGGACCGACCGCGTCCTCACCCGCACGACGCTCGACGTGTCCGCCACCGTGATCGCCGGCACCAACGACCCCCTCGTGGTGGGTGGTCAGGCCACCGTCATGGACGGAGGGCTCGAGAGCTTCGGCGTGGGTATCGGGACCCTCCCGCTCGTCGGCGGCGTCGAGCTGCGCCAGCTCCGGGTGGACTACGCCCAGCCCGGTCGTTGGGACGGCGAGAGCGACACCACCTTCGCCCTCAGCGGCGCGGCCCTCCACGAGGGCGGCACCACCGCGGTGGAGGGCTCGTTCCGCTTGGCCGCCGCCGGCCTGGGCGGGCGGGTGCTCGAGGCGTCGGTCGAGATCCTCGACCTCCCCGTCGGCCCCATGACCCTGGACCGCTTCGCCGTCGAGTACCTCGACGACGACGGTGCCACCTCGTGGGGCATCGGTGGCGAGGTCACCGTGGCCGACGGCGAGACCTACGGCATCGACGGCGCCGCCGCCGTCGCCGACGGCCGGCTCCAGTCCGCCTCGCTCACCATCCCGCGCCTGCCGATCTACGACCAGCTGCTGTTGCAGGACCTCTCGTTCGCCTACGACCTCGACCCCGACAGCGGGTCGGCCCAGTGGTCCGGCACCGGCAGCGTGGCCGGAACCCGAGGCGGAGGCGGCGGCGCCCCCACCGCTTCGGTCGACCTGCTCATCGATGACCAAGGGCGCCTCGTCGACGGCGAGATCACCGCCGGCAACGTGGCGTGGGGTGGGCTGTTCGCGCTCGAGGACTTCACCCTCACGACCACCGCCGGTCCTCCGGGCGACCGGTTCTGGACCGCAGCGGCGTCGGTGTCGGTGAGCGGCGGCGAGCCCGGCAGCCTCTCCGGACTGCTCCGTCTCGAGGGCGGCCAGGTCGCCGAAGGAGGCCTCGCCATCTCCGGCGTGCAGGTGGCAGGCCTCGTGACCATCGACGAGCTCGAGCTCGCCGTGGACATCCGCGACGAACAGCTCGGCTGGACCGGCGCCGCCCAGGTGACGAGCGGGGGCACCACCATCTCGGGGCAGGTGGCCATGAGCTGGGAGGAGGGCACCCTGGTGGCGGCCGACCTCGGGTTGGGCACGGTCCCGCTCAGCCAGGGACTCGCCCTCGAGAGCTTCCAGCTGACCTACCCGGCCACGGTCTCGGGCCTCGACGGCTGGGCGGCCGGTGGCTCGGTCCGTCACGAGGGCGGGCTCTCCGCGCTGTCGGGCTCGCTGGCCTTCGTCGACGGCCGCCCCACCCGCGGGTCGCTCACCGCCGAGGGCGTGCAGTTCGGTCCGTTGGCCCTCGACCAGTTCGCCCTCGCCGTCACCGAGGACGAGCTCGAATCCTGTGGCGCCACCGTCCCGGCCTCGGCCAGCGGCGCGGTCACCTACGCCCTGTCCGCCACGGTCGGCCACGGCGACGGCACCACCGCGTCGCTGGGTGGGCACTTCACCATCGACGGCGGCCGCCTCACCGGCGGCTCGGCCTGCGGCAGTGGCATCCGCATCGCCGAGATCGCCGTGCTCGACGACGCCCACTTCGCCTACACGGGCCCCTCGCCCGGCGATCCGGTCGAGCGGTGGAGTGGCGGGGCCAGCCTGCGCAACACCGACGGGGCCCTCGCCTCGGCGTCGGTGGCCTTCGGCCTCGACGAGGGACGCCTGGACTCGTTCGCCCTCGAAGCCGGCGGTCTTCGCCTCGGCGACATCCTCGACCTGCGCGACCTCGAGATCACCTACGACGGCTCTCGCCAGGCCAGCGAGTGGTTCGTCGCCGCCGACGTGGCCCGCCCGGGCGACGACGGCACCCAGCTGACGGGCGCCCTCATCGTCGACCGGGGTGTGGCCGTGGCCGGGGGGTTCCAGGTGGCCAACCTCCCGCTGGGCAACCTCACCACCCTCGACGACCTCTCCTTCGAGTACGTGGGACGCCGGGCGCCCCAGTCCCTCCCGCAGGTGGGTGAGGGCACCGGGTTCGCCCTGACCGGCACGCCCGAGTGCTCCTCCATCCCCAGCAGTGCCATCAACGTCCCCACCGGACCGCCCACCACGGAGGGCTCCGAGGCCTACTTCGCGGCGTCGGCCAGCGTCACCCACAAGGGCGACACCTACGCCGCTCGCGGCTCGTTGGGTCTCGACGACGGCCGCCTCTCGGCGTTCGACCTCACGATCGCCTGCCTGCCCGTCGGCGACATGGTGCGCCTCGAGGACGTCCGCCTCGCCCTCACCCAGGAGGGATCCTTCCGACTCGGTGGTCGCCTCGGGCTGGAGGACGAGCTGGTCACCTTCTACGGGTCCATGACCTTCGACGACGGCCGGCTGGTGGGCGGGGGCCTGAAGCTGGGCGGCGTGCCCTTCGGTCCCGTCACCCTCGAGCTGCTCGAGTTCTCCCTCGGCCAGGACCTCGACGGCACCTCGACCTGGGGTGCGGGCCTGGCGGTGAGCGGCCCCGACGGCAACACCATCGGGGGCAGCGGATCGGTCACCGTCGACGACGGGCGCATCGTGGCCGGATCGGTGACGGTGTCGCAGCTGCCCGTGTTCGGGCTGGTCACCATCTCCGATCTCCAACTGGCCTTCGCCGACACCGCCGAGGGGCTCGAGCTCAGCGGCTCGGGCGGGGTCAAGACCATCGGTGGGCAGACCTCCAGCATGGATGTGGAGCTCGAGTTCGAACGGGGGCGTCTCGTCGGGGGCTCGCTGGCGGCGGACAACCTGCTGTTCTTCGACGCACTGCCGATCAAGGCCTTCTCGATCGGCTTCAGCCCCGACGGTGGCTGGGAGGGCTCGGTGAGCACCGCCCTCGACGACCTCCCGAGCGGTCCCTCGATCGTGGTCGCCATCGAGACCGATGGCCAGCGCCTCACCGGCGGGGCCCTCGGCTTCGACGCCGATGGGGACGGCAACCCGGACATGCCCACCGGCAACAACGTCCCGGCCTCGGGCAACGGCACCCTGGCGGTCTTTCCCCTCAAGGCCTTCTACATCAGCTACTGCCCCGACGGCTCCACCCGGGAGGGCTGCGACGGCTTCGGCGACGTCTGGGAGGGCGCCCTCGCCATCGAGCTGCCCACCCCCAACCCCGTCGGCATCGCCGGGTCGGTCACCATCCGCGACAACCGCCTGGTCGGGGCGTCGCTGTCGGCGACGGGGCTCGGCATCCCGCTCTTCACCGGGGTCACCCTCGACAGCGTGGGGGCCGGGTTCTCCAAGGACCCGAACCTGATCATGACCGGCTCGATGGGTGCGAGGGTGGGGCCGCCGGCGGTGCCCTTCATGCAGCTCGACGGCTCGCTGCAGTTT includes:
- a CDS encoding AAA family ATPase; translation: MSDTAQRSGPAAGGSACSSTGFVGRESLTRSLEMAWDRTRRGEGTTLALLGGAAIGKSTLLSHLARHVGGDDRAPVVWVVGRGGDLCRPLAAVEDLCRQLLGDPAEPGEAESFSVDEVEPVAAGHCLRDALERASRRRPLALLVDDVHDLDPASRTALSLALRGVQAPRLLAVVAGRPVEPVLRFTEGFPAMEVSALATPQARRLLRESAGRSIAPDVERRLLAVAQGNPLALRTLPNLLEPAHLDGTRLLPEPVPIAGDLRVAFERPLASLTRPARDLVELAAVSADGGWTAIEAATDGRAGEALGEVEAGGLGRLVDGKLVFTHPLVRSAAIAAMSDHRRRSLNRRLADVASLPDSTRLLHRAHAVAGPDEDLVDALVDAAKGWRERGGVEAAARLLERAVVLTGDDARRRVLRVEASEVLALSGAASAAREHLEAVVAVPGPGSVGAEVQLARLEALQGDPFGAWQRLRECATLATGAELGSVLTSMAVPLGMLGLVGEVEAQASLAMDVLDAGSVAHQVATVIHAHAVVSLDEGRGAPLVAGLPELDALAAVDHDPQLGLHLGRAQGLAERCPAGVDMLTALIARGRGEGARASLAMTYGTLGDVLVRSCRYDEAVTALDESLALSVATGQRAFAPFWYALRARVRAIRGDATGARGDLDAGFGLADEFSVPGARYFLLGAAGLAALARQDHLSARENLEECRFFEEAAGPLSPNLGRWVPDLVETHIALGRDDLARSAAVGLLEATAAPGTARWTRAAAARCRGLLAQGDDPRAAVEAFEEAVRTFDATVDAFDRARALLDLARARSRSGVADSDAAAMEARYAFRRLGADAWEAQVDDGVGRAEDPGLASLTPAELRILVEVSHGATNHQIARRLHLSPKTVANQLSRVYRKLGVSSRTEAAHRYLSR
- a CDS encoding ABC1 kinase family protein — protein: MIAFQGFEGPGVVLGRAQELSGPVLAAVDAGTVVLWVLLFPIAGTAVTWLGGRLLGARRGWLALLASGVAGFTVGLVLAGAMTDWLWRSWEMVGLTMVFGTLLTMVFAVGQDLIAAPGTLAQGNAAGLIAIGRKRRISTAWSPVSRYRELVGLARRNGLLSRRIDLTDPTSATWMGPALRATLEQAGGLFVKIGQVASTRSDLLPPALCDELAQLRSGAEPAPTEVVRPEVEAHFGRPVEEVFPGFVWEPLASASIAQVYAATLPTGDEVVVKVQRPGLDTLIERDTIALMQLAGLLERRTTLGLNLSPTGLAGEFLDGIRAELDFTAEVANALALAAATPDDCGVRIPAVYPTMSDRTLLVEERVHGYSIDDTAAMRAAGHDPALLARRLLSTTLHHLFRAGVFHADPHPGNVLVEDDGTIVLIDLGAMGRLTKQQRDVVMQVLIGATTGDPSLMRQSLEAAGVVGDGVDLAALDRSIDEFIAVHAAGAGGLDAGLFEDLLTMLARYGMQPPRWMASLGRMFVTLEGTLTTVDPSFSLVDAAMDEAKDMLGPDLDVSSLRRVAEAEALTQLPRLRRLPQRIDDLLGQAAQGRLSLRMSLLNDQRDVDTITSLVNRTVLAVLAASLGIGSVLLLSVEGDGKELVLDEVLGYIGLAVAAVLTLRIVAGVLRDGRT